Proteins from one Triticum aestivum cultivar Chinese Spring chromosome 7A, IWGSC CS RefSeq v2.1, whole genome shotgun sequence genomic window:
- the LOC123148189 gene encoding homeobox-leucine zipper protein HDG1 — protein sequence MYPTSTPSCTPFGGRNVPYSHSPFMDGLVDACKVPCVYKSFGCESVFRDCPYPDEKLRKDLSERLGMSAQQVKFWFQNKRTFSKGKMQRWETQNHWVENERLKTEHQAIMLAMQNKTCLKCRGVMVQTQDTSERQCLYTENMRLKEELLHATTYLKEGLRRNGMSLPRARN from the exons ATGTACCCTACATCCACTCCCTCCTgcactccattcggcgggcgcaacgtcccctatagccactcccctttcatggacggcctggtcgatgcctgcaAGGTTCCCTGCGTCTACAAGAGTTTCGGCTGCGAGAG TGTGTTCCGGGACTGCCCTTATCCAGATGAGAAACTTCGGAAGGACCTTAGCGAGAGGCTTGGCATGAGTGCCCAGCAGGTCAAGTTTTGGTTCCAAAACAAACGCACCTTCAGTAAG GGCAAGATGCAACGGTGGGAGACCCAAAATCATTGGGTAGAAAATGAGAGGCTAAAAACTGAACATCAAGCCATCATGTTGGCTATGCAAAACAAGACTTGCCTCAAATGCAGAGGGGTGATGGTACAAACTCAGGATACCTCGGAGCGCCAATGCCTATACACCGAGAATATGAGGCTCAAGGAAGAACTCCTACATGCCACTACCTATCTTAAAGAAGGTCTTCGCCGAAATGGCATGTCGCTCCCACGGGCCCGCAACTGA